From the Bradyrhizobium ontarionense genome, the window CAGAACGACTGGGTGGTGAAGAACACCACGGAGACGCTGACGCGGATCGGCAAGCAGGCCGGGCTGAGCCAGCAGCAGGTCGAGGCCTGCCTCAAGGACCAGGCGCTGCTCGACAAGATCGCCGCTGATCAGAAGTATGCGAGCGACGTTCTTAAAGTCGATTCGACGCCGACCTTCTTCATCAACGGTGAGAAGATCAAGGGCGAGACCTCGATCGAGGAGTTCCAGAAGAAGATCAACCCGCTTCTGAAGAGCTGATTCGAATCACTGAGTCCTATGAGACACAGTGCGGCCCCTTGATGGGGCCGCTTCTGTTTCGTGGGCTGATCGCCACGAGAAAGCCTTGGAAAAGCAGGGGCGGCGGGTTGCCCTCGCGGGCCGCTCTCGCCATTGTCCGGCCCCTAGAATGGGGCGCCAAGGCGACTCAGTCCACATTGACATTGCCTTCCATGGTATTGTCGGGGCTGGGAGATTCGTCTCCCGCCAACAGAGAATCTGTGCATGAAACTCACCCGTCTTCGTCTTCACGGTTTCAAGACGTTCGTCGAACCGACTGACTTCGTGATCGAACCCGGCCTCACCGGCGTCGTCGGTCCGAACGGCTGCGGCAAGTCGAATCTGGTCGAGGCGCTGCGCTGGGCGATGGGTGAGACCTCGCACAAATCGCTGCGCGCCGCCGACATGGACGCCGTGATCTTCTCCGGCTCGAATACGCGACCGTCGCGCAACCACGCCGAAGTGGTGATGACGATCGACAACAGCGATCGCACCGCGCCGGCGGCCGTGAACGACCGCGACATTCTCGAGATCTCGCGCCGCATCGAACGCGAGGCGGGCTCGGTGTATCGGATCAACGGCCGCGACGTGCGCGCGCGCGACGTGCAGATCCTGTTCGCCGACGCCGCCACCGGCGCGCGCTCGCCCGCGCTCGTCCACCAGGGCAAGATCGGCGAGATCATTCAAGCAAAACCTGAGCAGCGCCGCCGCGTGCTCGAAGACGCCGCCGGCGTCGCCGGCCTGCATGCGCGCCGCCATGAGGCCGAGCTGCGATTGAAGGCGGCCGAGACGAATCTGCTGCGCGTCGAGGACGTCATCGGCCAGCTCTCCGGCCAGATGGAAGGGCTGCGCAAGCAGGCGCGCCAGGCGATCCGCTATCGCGAGGTCGCGGCCAAGGTGCGCAAGGCCGAAGCCACGCTCTATCATATGCGCTGGATGGGCGCGCATGCGGATCTAAACGACGCCGCCCGTGTGCACGATGTCAGCGTGCGCGAGATGGCGGAGCGGACCCGCGAGCAGGCCGAATCGGCCCGCATCCAGGCGATCCGCGCCTCGCATCTGCCGGCGTTGCGCGAGGCCGAGGCGCGTGCCGCGGCGACGATGCAGCGGCTGAAGAACGCCCGTGACCTGCTCGACCGCGAGGAGCTGCGCGCCAAGGACCGTGCCGGCGAGCTCGACCGCCGTCTGATGCAGCTCACCGCCGACGTCGCGCGCGAGCAGCAGCAGAACCAGGACGCCCAGGTCGCGCTGCAGCGCCTGGAAACCGAAGACGCCGAGCTCAAGGAAGAGATCAAGGCGCGCGTCGAAATGCGCAGCGGCGTCGACGAGCGCGTCGCCGAGGCCGAGGCCCATCTCACCGAAACCGAACGTCAGTTCACCGAGCTGACGACGCAGCTCGCCGATCTCACGGCGCGGCGCAATCAGCTCGAGGCCAACGTTCGCAGCCATCGCGATCGTCTCGCCCGGCTCGACCAGGACATCGCCAACGTCCGCGGCGACGAGGAGCGGCTCGCGCAGGAGACCGCCCATCTCGGCGATCTCGATACGCTCGCGGCCACGCTCGAAGCGGCTGAAGAGGCCGAGGCCCAGGCGGAAGCGTCGGTGCAGAGCAACGAGTCCGCGCAGGCAACCGCGCGCCAGAAGCTCGAAGCCTCGCGCGCCCCGCTCGCCGAAGCCGACAAGCGCGTGCAGCGGCTCGAAACCGAGGCGCGGACCATCTCCAAGATGGTCAACAGCGAGACCAAGAACCTGTGGCCGCCGATCATCGACGGCGTCACGGTCGCCAAGGGTTATGAGAAGGCGCTCGGCGCCGTGCTCGGCGACGACCTCGATGCGCCGGTCGATGCGTCGGCGCCGATGCACTGGACGGTGGCCGGCGCCGAGGTCACCGATCCCGCGCTGCCGGATGGCGTCGAGCCGCTCGCCGCCTATGTCCAGGCGCCGCCGGAGCTCTCCCGCCGGCTGGCGCAGATCGGCGTGGTGTCGCGGGATCGCGGCGCCCAGCTGGTGTCGCAGCTGCGGACCGGCCAACGGCTGGTCTCGCCCGAAGGCGACGTCTGGCGCTGGGACGGCTTCATCGCGGCGGCGCATGCGCCGACCGGCGCGGCACGGCGCCTCGCCGAGCGCGCCCGCCTGATCGATATCGAAGCCGAGCTCGAGCAGGCGCGCATCGATGCGTCCAACAAGCGCCAGGCGCTGGAGAGCGCCGAGGCCGAGGTCAAAGCGGCCGCCGCCGCCGAGAGCGCCGGCCGCGAAGCCTGGCGCGCCGCGCAGCGCGAGGTCAACTCGGCGCGCGAGCGCCATGCCAATGCCGAGCGCGAGATCAACCGGCATTCGGCGCGCAAATCGGCGCTGGTCGAGGCGTCGACCCGCCTCGCCCATGACCGCGCCGAGATCGCCGAGCTGCATGAGAATGCGCTGGAGGCGATCGAGGGGCTGCCGCCGACCACCGAAGCCGAGGCACGGCTGATGGCCGTGCGCGCCGACATCGAGGCCAAGCGGCGGGCCGCGGCGCAGGTCCGCGCCGAGGCCCAGGCGCTGGCGCGCGAAGCTGAACTGGCCGACCGCCGCCTGCAGGCGATCATCGGCGAGCGCAACGACTGGTTCAACCGCATCCGCGGCGCCGGCTCGCAGATCGCCACCATCGAGGCCCGCATCGCCGAGGTGAAGGACGAGCGCGCCGAGCTCGATAACGCGCCGGAGATCTTTGCCGAGAAGCGCAGCGCGCTGATCGACGAGCTCGGCATCGCCGAAGGCGAGCGCCAGGTCGCGGCCGACGCGCTGGCCGAAGCCGAGGGCGCGATGGGCGACACCGATCGCGCCGCCAAGGCCTCGCTGGAGGCGCTGTCGAAGTCGCGCGAGGCCGCAGCCCGTGCCGAGGAGCGGCTCGAAAGCGCCAAGCGCCGGGTCGCCGATGTCGAGCGCGAGATCCACGACATGCTCGAATGCGAGCCGCAGGCCGTTGCCGCCATGGCCGAGATCGGCCCGGACACGCAGCTGCCGCCGCAGCACGAGATCGAGGACAGCCTGGAGAAGCTGCGCCGCGATCGCGAGCGGCTCGGCGCCGTCAATTTGCGCGCCGAGGAAGAGCTCATCGAGGTCGAGGGCTCGCACACCGCGCTGACGACCGAGCGCGACGATCTGGTCGAGGCCATCAAGCGGCTGCGCCAGGGCATCCAGAGCCTGAACAAGGAGGCGCGCGAGCGTCTGCAGGCCTCGTTCGAGACCGTCAACGATCACTTCAAGCGTCTGTTCACCGAGCTGTTCGGCGGTGGCGAGGCCGCGCTGCATCTGATCGAGAGCGACGATCCGCTCGAGGCCGGCCTCGAGATCATCGCCAAGCCGCCGGGCAAGAAGCCGCAGACGCTGTCGCTCTTGTCGGGCGGCGAGCAGGCGCTGACGGCGATGGCGCTGATCTTCGCGGTGTTCCTCACCAACCCGTCGCCGATCTGCGTGCTGGACGAGGTCGACGCGCCGCTCGACGACCACAACGTCGAACGCTTCTGCAACCTGCTGCACGAGATGAAGGGATCAACCGAGACCCGCTTCATCATCATCACCCACAATCCGATCACCATGGCGCGCATGAACCGGCTGTTCGGCGTCACCATGGCCGAGCGCGGCGTGTCGCAGCTCGTCTCGGTCGCGCTCGACGAGGCCGTGAAGATCCTCGACCAGCAGGTGGCGTAACCCAGTTTCAGTGTGCATCGCGCAAGGCTGACAGCCAACGCGCGGTGCGCTCGGACCGGTCCGGGGCAAGCTCCCGGATGAGGTCACGCGCGTAGAGCGCGAATGTCGCGTGCGTGTCGTCGATAGGGATGACGATGACATCGACGGTCTCCGGCAATCCAAGCCATGATGAGCGCATGATGTAGCGCGCTCGCAGCGAATTGTCAGGAGGCTGATAGCCCCGACCTGCTCCGGCCTCCGCCATGATGACCGCGTCGAGACGCGCCATCAGTTCCTCCGCCGATCCATTTAAGATGGGCGGCTCAACGTCGATTTTCTCGGCAGACTTGCAGACGCTCGCCGGGCATATCAGGAGCGACTTGCCGCGCGCGTGAAACGTGCCATTGTAAAACCCGCTCGGCTGAGTGCGCCAAATGTCGAGTGGCTCACGCAGCAGCATGGCCAAATAATAATAGGGGCGGTAGCCCAGAGGGCCAGAACGGGCTAATTCAACGATGACCAATGCGATCACACCGAGGAGTCCGATCCCTCCCCATCGCCTGAGCTTCCTTCCCACGGCCGATTTGTGCATTGCTCGCTCCGCACCCCAGACGCCAGCCATCCTCTTTCAGGACGCACATCGATCATGCGCGAACGCTCCGGACGATGACAACCATCAATGATTTCTCCTGACCTGCCCGCTCACCTCAAGGCCGCCCTGGAAGGCAAGCTGCATGGGCATTCGCGGCAGGATGCGGCTGTTCGCGCGACCCGCATCTCGGATTCCTATCGTAGCGGCGGCAATTCAGGAACGATCACCAGCGAAGCCGACGCGATCGCCTACGCCACCGTGCGGATGCCGGCGACCTACGCGGCCGTTGCAGCCAGCCTGAACGCCGTGATGCAGGCGAGCCCGGACTTCGCCCCGACGTCGCTGCTCGATGTCGGCGCCGGGCCGGGCACCGCGAGCTTTGCGGCAACTGAAGCCTTTTCGTCGCTGGCATCCTTCGATGCCATCGACGCCAATCCCGCGTTGCGCGCGCTGGCGCTTGCGCTCGCCGGAGAGACGATGCGCCTGCGCGATCTCGCCTACACGCTCGGCCCGGCGCGGGCGCTGCGCGAGTGCGCCACGAGCGCCGACCTCGTCATCGCCAGCTACATGATCGGCGAGCTGACCGACGCCGAACGCCCGGGCATCATCGATGCGCTGTGGGCCAGAACCGGCGACACTCTCCTCATCGTCGAGCCCGGCACGCCGGCGGGCTATCAGCGCATCATCGCCGCGCGCGACCGCCTCATCGCCGCCGGTTCTCACGTCGCCGCCCCCTGCCCGCACGCGGCGGCTTGTCCGCTTGTAGCACCGGACTGGTGCCACTTCGCGCAGCGGCTGGCCCGCTCGCGAGCCCACCGGCAGATCAAGGGCGCGGACGTCCCCTTCGAGGATGAGAAATTTAGCTATGTCGCGCTGACACGCGAGCCTGCGGCACAGCGGCCGGCTGCGCGTGTGCTCGCACCGGCATTGACCACCAAGATCGGGGTGACGGCCAAGCTATGCGAAGCTGATGGCCAGGCGCGAACCGTCAGCATTCCCCGGCGGGACAAGGCCGCCTTCGCAGCCGCGCGCCGCTGGACGTGGGGCGACGGCGTATGACGCCGAGCGTTGCGCAGATACCTCCGCCCGCGGAGCGTGGTTAACGTCAGGTCGTGTTTGTCTCTCATTTTCGCAATTTCGCGAAACCCGGGAATAATCCGCGTTTGCTACGGTGAGCTGCAACAGGCGCTGAATGCGCTGCTCATACGGGAATGCATTTCGATGTTCAGGATGACGGTGATCACGGTGACGCTGCTGGCTTCGGCAGGAACGGCCCTGGCAAACGGCCACGGTGGTGAATCCGCGGCGCCGCCTCCGGCACCGAAGCAGGAGGGCCCGCCGGCCAAGGCCATCGTCGGCAAGAACGGTCCCGTCCTGGTCGACCCGAAGGGGATGACCCTCTACTATACCGAGCGCGACAATACCGGCACTAAGTCGACCTGCGACGGCGCCTGCGCCGAGAAGCGACCGCCGCTGCTCGCGCCCGACAACGCGGTCGCCAGCGGCGATTTCACCGTGATCACCCGCCCCGACGGCAAGAAGATGTGGGCCTATCGTTACCGCCCGCTCTACAACTCGCAGCTCGACAGCGCCCCCGGCGACGTCAAGGGCCACGATCCCGCCCAGCTCTGGCGCGTCGCCCGGCCCTATTGAGCTTGCCCGATCGCTGCCCAGTTGCCTGA encodes:
- the smc gene encoding chromosome segregation protein SMC, with the translated sequence MKLTRLRLHGFKTFVEPTDFVIEPGLTGVVGPNGCGKSNLVEALRWAMGETSHKSLRAADMDAVIFSGSNTRPSRNHAEVVMTIDNSDRTAPAAVNDRDILEISRRIEREAGSVYRINGRDVRARDVQILFADAATGARSPALVHQGKIGEIIQAKPEQRRRVLEDAAGVAGLHARRHEAELRLKAAETNLLRVEDVIGQLSGQMEGLRKQARQAIRYREVAAKVRKAEATLYHMRWMGAHADLNDAARVHDVSVREMAERTREQAESARIQAIRASHLPALREAEARAAATMQRLKNARDLLDREELRAKDRAGELDRRLMQLTADVAREQQQNQDAQVALQRLETEDAELKEEIKARVEMRSGVDERVAEAEAHLTETERQFTELTTQLADLTARRNQLEANVRSHRDRLARLDQDIANVRGDEERLAQETAHLGDLDTLAATLEAAEEAEAQAEASVQSNESAQATARQKLEASRAPLAEADKRVQRLETEARTISKMVNSETKNLWPPIIDGVTVAKGYEKALGAVLGDDLDAPVDASAPMHWTVAGAEVTDPALPDGVEPLAAYVQAPPELSRRLAQIGVVSRDRGAQLVSQLRTGQRLVSPEGDVWRWDGFIAAAHAPTGAARRLAERARLIDIEAELEQARIDASNKRQALESAEAEVKAAAAAESAGREAWRAAQREVNSARERHANAEREINRHSARKSALVEASTRLAHDRAEIAELHENALEAIEGLPPTTEAEARLMAVRADIEAKRRAAAQVRAEAQALAREAELADRRLQAIIGERNDWFNRIRGAGSQIATIEARIAEVKDERAELDNAPEIFAEKRSALIDELGIAEGERQVAADALAEAEGAMGDTDRAAKASLEALSKSREAAARAEERLESAKRRVADVEREIHDMLECEPQAVAAMAEIGPDTQLPPQHEIEDSLEKLRRDRERLGAVNLRAEEELIEVEGSHTALTTERDDLVEAIKRLRQGIQSLNKEARERLQASFETVNDHFKRLFTELFGGGEAALHLIESDDPLEAGLEIIAKPPGKKPQTLSLLSGGEQALTAMALIFAVFLTNPSPICVLDEVDAPLDDHNVERFCNLLHEMKGSTETRFIIITHNPITMARMNRLFGVTMAERGVSQLVSVALDEAVKILDQQVA
- a CDS encoding small ribosomal subunit Rsm22 family protein; protein product: MISPDLPAHLKAALEGKLHGHSRQDAAVRATRISDSYRSGGNSGTITSEADAIAYATVRMPATYAAVAASLNAVMQASPDFAPTSLLDVGAGPGTASFAATEAFSSLASFDAIDANPALRALALALAGETMRLRDLAYTLGPARALRECATSADLVIASYMIGELTDAERPGIIDALWARTGDTLLIVEPGTPAGYQRIIAARDRLIAAGSHVAAPCPHAAACPLVAPDWCHFAQRLARSRAHRQIKGADVPFEDEKFSYVALTREPAAQRPAARVLAPALTTKIGVTAKLCEADGQARTVSIPRRDKAAFAAARRWTWGDGV
- a CDS encoding COG4315 family predicted lipoprotein, whose protein sequence is MFRMTVITVTLLASAGTALANGHGGESAAPPPAPKQEGPPAKAIVGKNGPVLVDPKGMTLYYTERDNTGTKSTCDGACAEKRPPLLAPDNAVASGDFTVITRPDGKKMWAYRYRPLYNSQLDSAPGDVKGHDPAQLWRVARPY